Within Hyphomicrobiales bacterium, the genomic segment CAAGGTGGCGTTGCATATGAGCCGCGAGGAAACCATCCTGACCCATCGCGGCCGCCCCGAGACCGACATCAAGGTGAAGATCGGCCTCACCAAGGAAGGCCGCATTACCGCGGCCGAATGCGAGGTCGTTCAGATCGGCGGCGCCTATGGCGGCTACGGCATCGTCACGGTGCTGTATTCCGGCAACCTGATGCACGCGATCTACGACATTCCGGCGACCAAATATGACGGCTACCGCGTCTACGCCAACCGCCCGCCCTGCGGCGCCATGCGCGGGCACGGCACGGTCGATATGCGCTATGCGTTCGAATCGCTGCTCGACGAGATGGCGATCGAACTGGAGCTCGACCCGTTCGAAGTGCGGCGCCAGAACCTGCTGACGGCGCCGACCGAGACCATGAACGGGCTGAAGGTCACGAGCTACGGCCTGCCCGAGTGCCTCGACAAGGTCGAGGCCGCGAGCGACTGGAAAAAGCGCATCGGCAAACTGCCGCCCGGGCGCGGCCTCGGCATGGCCTGTTCGCATTATGTCAGCGGCGCCGCCAAGCCGGTCAACTGGACCGGCGAGCCGCATGCCACCGTCAACGTCAAGCTCGACTTCGACGGCGGCGTGACCATCCTCACCGGCGCGTCCGATATCGGCCAGGGCTCCTCGACCATCGTCACGCTGGCCGTCGCCGAGGTATGCAAGCTCGACATGGGCCGCATCCGCGTCATCGCCAATGACAGCGCCATCACGCCGAAGGACAACGGCTCCTATTCCTCGCGCGTCACCTATATGGTCGGCAACGCGGCCATCGACGCGGCAAAGAATCTCAATAGCATTCTTGTCGCCGCCGCGGCCGCCAAGCTCGACGCCAAGCCCGAGGATATCGAGGTCGATGTCGAGACCTATCGCGTCTCCGGCAGCCAGGACCCCGGCCTCAGCTTCAAGGAGGTGGTCAGGGAGGCGCTGGTCGACACCGGCACCATCACCGTCAAGGGCACCTTCACGGTGCCGAAGGAGTTCCAGGGCGGCAAGCATCGCGGCGGCGCCGTCGGCTCGACCATGGGCTTCAGCTACGCCGCCGTGGTGGCAGAGGTCGAGGTCGACCAGGACACCGGCCAGGTGCGCGTCGAAAAAGTCTGGGCGGCGCAGGACTGCGGCTACGCCATCAACCCGCTCGCCGTCGAGGGTCAGATCCAGGGCGCCGTGTGGATGGGCCTCGGCCAGGCGCTGAGCGAGGGTACCCGCTTCCACGGTTGCCTGCCGCTGCACGGCAACATGCTCGACTACCGCGTGCCGACCATCGTCGAATCGCCGCCGATCGAGACCTACATCGTCGAGAGCATCGACCCTAACGGCCCGTTCGGCGCCAAGGAGGCGAGCGAGGGGGCGCTTGCGGCTTTTCTGCCGGCGCTCACGGCCGCCGTCGCCAACGCCACCGGACTGCGCGTCACCGAGCTTCCGGTGACGCCCGACCTGATGGTCGAGGCGCTGGCCCGCAAGCAGCACCGCGACCGCGTCGAAAAGGCGAGGAAAACCGCCGCATGACCGAAGTTCTTCCCGAATTCCGGGTGCTGCGCCCAAAAAGCGAGCAGGAAGCCATCGCCGCGCATCTGGAAAACGAGCGCGCGCGGTTTATATCCGGCGGCACCGACCTGATCCCCAATGTGCGCCGCGGGCTCGGCGATCCCGCCGTGCTGGTCGACCTGACCGGCATCGAAGCGCTCAAGAAGATCGTTCGCTCCAAGACCGGAACGCGCATCGGCGCCGGCGTCACGCTGACCGAATTGGCCGAGAACAAGGACATCGCAAAGAGCTATCCCGCGCTCGTTACCGCGGCCTCCTCGATCGCCGGACCCGGCCACCGCAACGCCGGCACGGTGGGCGGCAATCTGTGCATCGACACGCGATGCGTCTTCTACAATCAGAGCGAATGGTGGCGCCAATCCAACAATTACTGCCTCAAATACCAGGGTACGGTCTGCCATGTAGCGCCGAAGAGCACCTATTGCCACGCGGCCTTCAGCGGCGATCTCGCCCCGGTGCTGCTGGTGTTCGGCGCCAAGGTCGGGATTGCCGGCGCGGAGGGAACGAGGCAGGTGCCGCTGCCCGAGCTTTACGGCACCGACGGCCAGAACTATCTGGCGTTGCAGAGGGGCGAGTTCGTCACCGCCGTGCATCTGCCGGCCAAGGTTCGCCCGGCAAGCTATGAAAAGATGCGCGTGCGCGGGGCCATCGACTTTCCGCTCGCCGGCGTCGCCGTCGCCTTGACCCGCAAGGGCACGGCGGTGGAAAGCCTCGCCGTCGCCGTGACCGGCACCAACTCGCGCCCGTTCCTGGTCGCGGGCACCGAAGAGCTGGTCGGCGGGCCGCTCGACGAGGCGGCGCTCGAAAAGCTCGGCGACCTGGTCCAGAAACAGGTCTCGCCGATGCGCACCACAATCGTTTCCCCGTTTGGACGCCGGCGCATCGCCGCAGCCTTGGCGCGGCGCCAAGCGCATGCACTTTTCGAGCGGTGATGGCGCTTAAGGCTAAGCTCTTCAAGCGCAAACCGCCCAAATGGGTCACCGACGCCGGCGCGGCCAAGCGCCTCGACGCAAGGCCGATGATCGCGCGCGGCGAGGAGCCGCTGCGGCCGCTCATCGATCTTGCCGAGGGGATCGCCGCCGGCGGAACGCTGATCGTCGAGGCGCCGTTCGACCCCGCGCCGCTGCGCCGCATGTTGTCGCACATGGGCTTCGAGGACCATGCCGAGGAGCTGGCGCCCGGCCATTGGCGCATCCATTTCCGCCGCCGCGCCGCAGCTGAAGCCGAAGCGGCGGCGAACGGAGCCAAGGCGGCGCGAATCTGGAGCGAGGCGGAGGTCTGGCACATCGATGTGCGCGGCCTGGAGCCGCCCGAGCCGATGCACGCCATTATCTCGCTGATCGAAACGCCCGCCGTCGGCGGCCCGGTCATCGTCCACCACGAGCGCGAGCCGGTCTATCTCTATCCGGAGCTGGCCGAGCGCGGCTGGCGCTGGGCGCAGATCGCCGGCGAGCCAGGCGAGGTCCGCCTGCGCCTCGACCGGGACGAAGAGGCCGAATGAGTCTCGGCGCGGCCTTTCTCGGCGGCGCCAAGAGCCGGCTGTTGCCGGTCTCGATCCCGTTCCGCTTCTTTCTCGCCGGCATCGTCTTCCACATCCTGATGTGGTTCGCCCTTCTGCTCGCGGCCGGAGAGGCGCTCAACCATGCGGGAGGACTCGGGCCGACGCTCGGCGCCCTGCATTTTCTGACCCTCGGCGTGTTCGCGACGGTGGCCATCGGCGCGGCCTTGCAGATGCTCCCCGTCGCCACCCGACAGCCGATGCCGACCTCCTGGCCGATCCGCCTCGGCTTCTGGCTCTACGTCCCCGCCGTGCCGGTGCTGGTCCACGGCATGGCGAGCTACGATGTGACCCTGATGGCATGGGGCGGGGCGTTCGCCGGCTTCGGCATGCTGCTGCTGGCGGACCTTCTCGCCGACAATCTGCGCCGCGCCAGGAACCTGCCACTGGTCGCGGCCTATGGCTGGCTCGCCACCGTCTCGCTCGTCGCGCTGGTGCTCGCCGGACTTGCCCTGGTGTTCGATTTCGACCTCGCCTTCCTGCCCGATCATGCCGGCATCGCTTTGGCCCATGTCGTTCTCGCCGTGTTCGGCTTCATGGGCATGCTGGCGATAGGCTTCAGCCACATCCTGGTGCCGATGTTCGCCCTGTCGCCGGCGCCGCCGCGCACCATCGGCAAGGCGGGCTTCGTCCTGTGGGCGGGCGCGATCGGCTTCGCGGTGGCCGGCGCGCTGTTCGACAAGTCGGTGCTGTTCGCGGCCGGCGCGGCGCTGGCGCTTGCGGGCTCGGGCGTCTATCTGTGGACCATGGGCTGGGTCTGGCGCCGGCGGCTGCGCAAGCGACTGGGCCTCTCCTTCGTGCTGGTGCGGCTTTCCTGGGCGTTGCTCCCGGTCAGTCTCGCAATCGCGCTTGCCGCCAGCTTCGGGCTTGCCGGAGACCGCGGGGCGACGCTAGCCGGCTTCCTCGCCCTGTGGGGCTGGCTTTTGACCTTCCTACTGGCCATCCTGCAGCGCATCATGCCGTTTCTCGCCTCCATGCACGCCGTCAAGGTCGACGGCAAGCCGCCGCTCGTCTCCGAGCTTACGCCGGCGCTTCCCTTGCGCATCCACGCGCTCTGCCACGTCGCGGCGCTGATCCTCATTGCCGCCGGCATCGCGCTCGACCTTGCTCTTGCCGTCCGCCTCGGCGCGGTTGCAGGCCTTATCGGCAGCGTCGCCTTCGCGGCCTTTGCCTTCCCGCTCACGCGGCGGCTGTTCTTCACCGCCGCCCCGCCGGCCTAAGATCGCCGCCGCTGTGCCTTGCCGCCGGATTCGTGACAGAATTGATCGATGGACCATGAGAACCGCCGGGACACTCGCTGCCCGTATGGCGACTCGCTTGCCGAGGCGGTGATCGCCAGCCTCCGGCAGCCTGTCCTGGTGCTGAACGAATCGCTGGCGGTGGAGAAGGTCAATCCCGCCTTCCTTCGCACGTTCCGCACCACCGTGGAGGGAACGATCGGCCAGCCGATTTACGATCTCGGCGAGGGAGAATGGAACATTCCGCCGTTGCGGACGTTGCTGGAGGATATTCTTCCGAGGGAAAGAAGCATCGATGACTTCGAGATGCGGCATGAGTTCGCGCAAATCGCAGAGCGGATCATGCTGCTCAATGCACGCCGGATCGGGCGACGCAACCTGATCCTGCTCGTGATCGAGGACATTACCGAGCGCAAAGAGGCGCAGGAACGCCAGCAGATGCTGATGAGCGAGTTGAGCCACAGGGTCAAGAATCTGCTCGCGCTGGTCGATTCCATGGCCTCCCAGACCCTTGCCAAGAGCCGTTCGCTGAAGGATTTTGGCGAGGCGTTTCACGGCCGCATCCGCACGGTGGCGCGCTCTCACGGGCGCCTGTTCGCAAGCGAATGGACCAGCGCCGATATCGAAGAGCTGGTGCGGGAGACGTTCGACGGCTGCGCGATCGATGCCTTCCGCGTCGACATGGACGGCGAGCGCGTGATCCTGGCCCCGGACCACGCCATGGCGCTCAACCTGACAATTCACGAATTATGCACCAATGCGGTCAAGTATGGGGCCCTGTCCGTTCCCACCGGCAGGGTCCGCATGCGGTGGTCGGTGGAGCAGCGCGACGGCGCCCGCTGGATCCGACTTGAATGGCGGGAAAGCGGCGGACCGAGGGTCAGACAGCCGAGGCGCAAGGGGTACGGGACGCGATTGATCGAAACACTGTGTCCCTATGAGCTCGCGGGCGAGATCGATCTTCAGTACAGGCCGGACGGACTCGTTTGCGCGCTGGCGTTTCCGCTTGAGTGAATTGCGGTATCGGTGGAACGGTCGCCCATGCGGCGGCAAGTTCCAGAAACGAAGTAGTGTAATGACGTTGGCCGAAGCGAAGCCCGACATTGCCGGAAAAAATATCCTGATCGTCGAGGATGAGCTGCTTCTCGCGCTCGATCTGCAATCGATCGTGGAGGATCTCGGCGCCGTCGTCCTCGGCCCGGCATCGTCGATCGAAACGGCAATGGCCCTGCTCGGCAAAGACGCGCCGGACGCGGCGCTGCTCGACGCCAATCTTCGGGGCAGCCGGGTAACGCCGGTCGCCGAGGCACTCAAAGAGCGCAATATCCCCTTCGTGATGGTCACCGGCTATGGACGCTTGGCAATGGCCGAAGCGATCCTGGAGGAAGCGCCGCGCGTGCGAAAGCCGTTCAGCCCGGAGGATATCCGCGCCGCTCTCGCCGACCTGCTCGACACCTCGCCTTAAGAGCGGCACCCGCAGCCGGCCCGCCGCGCGGTAACATGTGTCCACGCACAAAGAAAAGGCTCAGGGAAAGGACAATTTGCCGCCGTTCGAGCCGCTCCGGCCGGTTGCCTCGTCGATTAATCCGTATTATAGTACCGAATTAGTTATTTGAACCGCTTCAACGCAAGGTAAGCCTCATGGACTTCGCGCGACACATCACTCGCACCCTGCACGACGAGCATCTGGCGACCATCGCCCTCATCAACCGGATGGAAGACCGCATCGTGGCGCACCGGCCGGGCAACCCGCCGGACGCCGCCGACCCGGAGGTCGCCAAACTTCTGCGCGACATCGCAAGCTCCGTGGAGGCGGAGATCAAATCCCATTTCGCCTTCGAGGAGGGCTCGCTGTTCCCGCGCCTCGAGGAGAGGGGAGACGGCGGCATCGGCGAATTGCTGACCGAAGAGCATCGCGTCGTGCTGCCGATCGGCGAGCGGCTGGTGGCGCTCGCCCGCGCCGCCCGCGAGAACGGCTTCAACGCCGAGAGCTGGGCCGAGTTCCGCCGCCTCGCCGGCGAGTTCGTCGAGCGCATGATCGCCCATATCCAGAAGGAGGAAATGGGCCTGTTGCCGGTTCTCGACGACATTATTGACGAGGATCAAGACGCCGAGCTCAGCACCGCTTACGCTATGAGCCGGTAGCAGGCAGCGCCGGCTCCGGGAGGCCGAACCCCATGGCAAGCAAGACCAACGAAATGATCGTCCGGCCGCTCGAAGCGGCGGATCTCGAAGCCGTCATCGCCATCGACACGGCGACCGCGGGACGGGCGCGCAACGGCTTCTTCGAACGCCGCTTCGCCGCCGCGGCCAAGGACCCGAAACGGTTCGTCTATGTCGGCGCCGCCGACAATGGCGCGCTCAAGGGCTTCGCCTTGGTCCGCATTCTCGCCGGCGAATACGGCACGGCCGATGAGATCGCGGTGCTCGACGCCATCGGCGTGGAGCCTGCGGCGCAGGGCCAGGGCATCGGCCAGGCGCTGTTGACGCGGATCGACGAAGCCATGCGCGAGAAGAACATCCGCGAGGTGCGCACCCAGACCGACTGGACCAGCCACGAGCTGCTCGGCTTCCTCGAAGCGGCGGGATTCGAGCTGGCGCCGTGGCTGGTGCTGTCGCGTGACGTCAGCCACCCGGCCGACTGGTAGGCGCCGGACGACAAGGAGACCGCAGGCCATGGCGAATCCCGGACCGCGCATTCCGCCCCGCGCCGACGAGGCGGCCGAGATCGACTATTCCCAGCCCGCCATCGACGATTTCGAGGCGCTGTCGCGCGACAGGCTGCCGGTGCGTTCGATGCGCGCGGAGGACCTTAACGCGCTGATCGCCATCGACCGGCGCATCACCGGCCGCGAACGGCGCGCCTATTACGAGCACAAGCTCGCCGAAACCATGGACGAGACCGGCGTGCGGGTTTCCCTCGTCGCCGAGCAGGACGGACGCCCGGTCGGCTTCATCATGGCACGGGTCGATTTCGGCGAGTTCGGCCGCACCGACCCGGAGGCCGTCATCGACACGATCGGCGTCGACCCGACGAGCACCCGCCAGGCCGTCGGTACGGCGATGATGTCGCAGCTGATGGTCAACCTGATGGCGCTTCAGGTCGAGCGGGTGCGCACCGAGGTCGTCTGGAACAATTACCCGCTGACCTCCTTTCTGGAACATTGCGGTTTCAAGCCGGCGCAGCGGCTGGCGCTCAAACGAACGATCTAGAGCGGTTCGTTGACCGCAGTCCTGTTCACACCGTTAAAGAGCAGGAGGGCAAGCTTCGCCCACGGGCAGCCCCGCCATAGTGCGGGACGAGCGGCCCCTGGACGCCCTCCCCGGGCGGCCGCGCCGACTCAATAAATGCAGACCCGCCGGAGGCGCCGCTCCTCTCCCCGTGGGCGGTGTCGGATCCGGACCACGCCCCCGCACGGAAGAAGATGCGTCCGAGTCTAAGGGCGCTCCGGAGAGCGGCGATAACTTTGCCGGAAAAAATTGTTGCCGGTTAACGGAAGGTTAAGATGGGGCAAGGGCGTTGCCTTCCTCGCCTCCCCCCTTGCGGGGGAGGCCGGGCGCCGGAGCGCCGGCGAGGGCGGCAGGGAGGGGGGTCAAGGCGAGTGGGCCGAAACGCGAGTCCGGCAGCACAAGAAGCGGCTGCTCCGCTCACCCCCACCCAGCTTCGGCTAAGCTCGCCTGCGGCCCGCCAAGCCTGTACATCCCTCCCCCGTCAAGGGGGAGGGGAAGTTTGGTTTGGGGCTTCCCTCCTCTGGTCATCCCGGCCGAAGCGGAGCGGAGAGCCGGGATCCAGTAACCTCCAGCGTCAATGATCGGGCTCGGCGGATACTGGGTCACCCGGTCAAGCCGGGTGACGACGAATGAGGGTTGATCGAAGCCCTGCCCTCCCTCCTTTGCCGTTGCCGGGCCCGACCCGGCAATCCATGCGGTCCTGCCGCGATTTCACACGGTCCAAAGGTATCGGCGGCCTCTCATCATGGACCCGCGGGTCGAGCCGGCGGGTGACGACGCCGTAAGAGGGACCGCCCCGGCCGTCGCTTGTCCGGGATGACGGATTAGGGGGAAAGCCTAGATCCACCAGTCCACCCTCCCCGTCAGCCGGAAGGAATATGGCGCCACGGCAACGGCGATATGTCGCGGCCATCGGCTTCGGCTGGGATTTCTTCCGCTTTGTCGGGAACCACCGCGCGGCTGCGGGAAAAAACCGTTGCCCGTTGCCGTTCCCGACGGCTAAAATGCCGGTGAATGAATGCTCATTCAACGACACTCCGGAGTGAGAGGGGGTTGAATGAAGCCGGAGTTCGGGTGTCAATGGCAAAACGCGGGCGGCACGTGCCGGCGGCGGGCAAATTGAAGGGCGCAGGGACCGGCGGCGCGCATTTTGGAGATGCATGGGCCGGCCGGTCGGGCCCGCCGTGCGCAGACTGTTAGGCGCTGGAGCCGGCGGGGCGTATGCCGAGGAGGCCGGCGAGGAAGCTCGTTGGGTCGCACCGCCAGGACCCATGCCGGCGGCACCCGCATGAGGAGCAAGGGAGGCAAGGAAGTGATTTCTCTGGAGACCCGCGACGGTTACGCCGTCGCCACCCTGTCGCGGCCGCCGGTCAATGCCATCAACGAGGAGTGGCTCGACCGGCTCTCCGAGATCGTGGACGAGGTCGACGCCGACGCGAAGGTGCATGTGCTGGTGATACGCTCCGACCAGGCGAGCTTCTGCGGCGGCGCCGACCTCAAGCTGATGCGCGAGCGTTTCGCCACCGAAGAGGGCCGCGCCGACATGATCGCCTTCGTGCGCCGCATCCAGGAGGTCTATCGGCGGCTCGAGGCGATGCCGGCGGTCTCGATCGCCGAGGTCTGCGGCCCGGCGCTGGGGGGCGGCCTGGAGCTCGCGCTTTCCTGCGATTTCCGCATTATCGCCGATGAGGCCAAGGTCGGCCTGCCCGAGGTCCGGCTCGGCCTTCTGCCCGGCGCCGGCGGGACCCAGCGCCTGACCCGCGTCTGCGGCGTCGCCACGGCCAAGCGGCTGATTCTCGGCGGCGAAATCGTCGACGGCAAGGAGGCCGAACGCATCGGGCTTGCCCATTGGGCGGTGCCGGCGGCGGAAATCGCCGCCTTCACCGACAAACAGGCAAGATCCCTGGCTGGACTGTCGGGGCCGGCGCTCGGCTACTGCAAGCACTGTATCGAGGCTGCGGTCCATATGTCGCCGGACGGGTTCGAGCGCGAACTGACCGGAACAAACGCGCTGTTCGCCGACCCGGAAACGCAAAAGCGCGTGCGCGCGTTTCTGGAAGGCAAGAGCGGGCGGCGCGCATCGGCGTAAGACGCGCGAGGGGGTCGATGGAGGGGACGTTTCTCGACGGCCGGCGGTGCGAGCTGGAAGAGCGGCGCGGCATTTGGCCCGACCGCGTCATCACCGATTATTTCGACCGCTGGGTCGCCGAACGGTCCGATGCCGTCGCGGTGATTGCTTACCGCTCGCAGGACGGCGCCCCCACCACCCTGACCTTTGCCGAACTCGACGAGAAGGTTTCAAGGATTGTCGCCGGGTTGAAGGCGCTCGGCGTAAAAAAGGGCGACGTCGTCGCCTATCAGCTTCCCAATTGGTGGCAGTTCCCGGCGCTCATCCTCGCCTGCACGCGATTGGGCGCGGTCAACAACCCGCTGATGCCGATCTTCCGCCGCCGCGAGCTTGCCTTCATGCTGGCCCACTCCGAGGCCAAGGTGCTGATCGCGCCTACGCGCTTCAGGAGCTTCGACCACGCGGCGCTCGCCCGCGAGCTGCAGCGGGAGGTCGGGACGCTCAAGCATGTGCTGCTCATCGGCGGTAAGGGCGAACATTCCTTCGAGGCGCGATGCCTGGCCGCGCCCGCGCCCGGCAAGATTCGCGGCGCCGAGACCGAGCCGAACGACCCCACCCAATTGCTGTTCACCTCCGGCACCACCGGCGAGCCGAAGGGCGTCGTGCATACCTCCAACACGCTGATCGGCACCACCCTCACATTCATCGAGCGGATGCGGCTCGGCGATCGGGACGTGGTGTTCATGCCCTCGCCGCTCGCCCATCAGGCGGGCTACGAATATGGCGGCCTGGTGGCGCTCATCATCGGCGTGCCGATGGTGCTGCAGGATGTCTGGAACTCCGAGACCGCGCGTGACTTGATCACGACCCACGGCGTTACCTACACCTTCGCGGCCACCCCGTTCCTCGCCGACCTGGCGCACCTTCCCGGCATCGAGGAAGCCAGCCTCGACGCCTTCCGCCTGTTCGTCACCTCGGGCGCGCCGATCCCACCGCCGGTCGTCGCCGCCGCCCAGGAGAAACTGAAGGTCACCGTCGTCAGCGGCTGGGGCATGACCGAATGCGGCATCCTGACCTGCACCGAGCTTTCCGGCTACAAGGTCTTGGAAAGCGACGGCCATGCGCTGCCCGGCGAGGAGGTGCGCATCGTCGATCGGAACCGGAAGGAGGTGGCGCGCGGCGTCGAGGGCACCTTCGAGTTTCGCGGGCCGGCCCTGTTCATCGGCTATCTGAAGCGACCCGACCTCTACGATGTCGACAAGGACGGCTGGTTCGACACCGGCGACCTGGCGCGCATGGACGAGGAAGGCTATGTCCGCATCACCGGCCGCAAGAAGGACATCATCATCCGCGGCGGCGAGAACATCCCCGTCGTCGAGGTCGAGAACGCCGTCTACCGGCTCAAGGATGTGCTCGACGCGGCGGTGGTCGCCATGCCCGATCCGCGGCTCGGCGAGCGGGCCTGCTGTTTCGTGCATCTGGTCGACGGCGCGAGCCTCGATCTGGAAGGGCTGAAACGGCATCTTGCAAGCGAGGGGGTTGCCAAGAATTATTGGCCGGAGCGGCTCGAGATCATCGACGAGATGCCGCGCACGGTGACCGGAAAGATCCAGAAATTCCTGCTGCGCGAGCGCGCCAAGGCGTTCGGCGGCGCACGATAATGGGAGGCCGTCTTGCTTGAAGGATGCGTGCCCTGGCCGGAGGAGCTGGCCGCGAGCTACCGGCAAAAAGGCTATTGGGAAGACATCACGCTCGGGCAGATGCTGGATGCGCGGATCGCCGAGACGCCCGACGCCGAGGTGCTGGTCTCGGGCGATGAGCGCCTGACCTACGCGGGGCTCGGCCGGCGCATCGACCGCCTCGCCTATCGGTTGCACGAGGCCGGGCTGAAGCCCCTCGACCGCGTCGTCCTGCAGCTTGGAAACGGCATCGACTTCGTCCTCGCCTTCTTTGCGCTGGTGCGCATCGGCGTCATCCCGGTGATGGCGCTGCCGCCGCACCGGCGCACCGAGATCCGCCATTTCGTCGCCCGCTCCGGCGCCGTCGGCTATGTCGTCCCCGACCGCGTCAAGGATTTCGACTATCGCGACATGGCCGACGAGGTGCGCAAGGAGTATCCGCGTCTCGGCCATGTCTTCGTGTCGGGCGAGGCGGGCCCCGGCCAGACGTCTCTGGCCGACCTGCTGGCGGCGCCGGCCGACGCGGAGGCGGTCCGCACCACCCTTGCGCGGCTCAGCCCGGACCCCGCCGAGGTGGCGCTGATGCTGCTGTCGGGCGGCACCACGGCGCTGCCCAAGCTGATCCCGCGCACCCACAACGACTATGTCTGCAACTGCAAGCTGAGCGGCCGGCTCGCCGGCTTCTCGCCCAAGACCGTGTTCCTCGCCGTGCTGCCCATGGGGCACAATTTCACCCTCGCCTCGCCGGGCATCCTCGCCATCTTCGCCTATGGCGGCAAGGTGGTGGTGGCGCCGGGGCCGCGGGCGGCCGACGTCTTTCCCGTCATCGAGCGCGAGCGCGTCACCGCGACGGCGACCGCCGTGCCGCTGGTCGCAACCTGGCTCGAGGCGCCCGAGCGCGGGCAATACGACCTTTCCTCGCTCCGCCTGATCCAGAGCGGCGGCGCCCGCCTGCCGCCGGAATTGCGCCGGCGGGTGCGCGCCCGCTTCGGCTGCGTCTATCAGGAGGTCTACGGCACCGCCGAGGGGCTGTTGAACATGACCCGGCTTAACGATCCCGACGAGATCATCGAGCAGAGCTCCGGCGCGCCGGTGTGCGAGGACGACGAGATCAAGGTCGTCGACGATGCGGGCAACGAAGTGCCGGACGGCACGCCGGGCGAGCTCGTCACCCGCGGCCCCTACACGATCCGCGGCTATTACGACAACCCGGAGGCCAACGACAAGGGCTTCACCGATGACGGCTTCTACCGCATGGGCGACGTGGTGCGGAAGATCGGCCGCTATGTCTATACCGAGGGGCGCAAGAAGGACCTGGTCAATCGCGGCGGCGAGAAGATCAGCTGCGACGAGGTCGAGGACCATATCCTTGCCCACCCCAAGGTGCGCAATGTCTGCGTCGTCGCCATGCCCGACGAGATTTTCGGCGAGAAGGCCTGCGCCTACGCGATTCTCGCCGAGGGCGAGACGCTGAGCTTGAAGGAGCTTTGCGACTTTCTTCTCAAGCGCGAGATCGCCAAGTTCAAGCTGCCGGAGCGGCTCGAGATCGTCGACGCATTCCCCATCAGTCCGGCGGGGAAAATCCTGCGGCGGGATTTGCGCGAGCGCATCGAGGCCAAAATCGCCGAGGAACGGGGCGCTGCGAGCGCCGCAAGGAGCTAGAAGGAGAGGCGCATGGGCCTGTTGGACGGGAAGGTCGCATTGGTCACCGGCGGCGGCCGTAGCATCGGAAAGGCCTTTTCGACCGCGCTGGCGCGTGAGGGCGCGGCCGTCGTCATCGCCGACATCGCCGAGGAGGCACC encodes:
- a CDS encoding hemerythrin domain-containing protein, whose product is MDFARHITRTLHDEHLATIALINRMEDRIVAHRPGNPPDAADPEVAKLLRDIASSVEAEIKSHFAFEEGSLFPRLEERGDGGIGELLTEEHRVVLPIGERLVALARAARENGFNAESWAEFRRLAGEFVERMIAHIQKEEMGLLPVLDDIIDEDQDAELSTAYAMSR
- a CDS encoding HWE histidine kinase domain-containing protein, with amino-acid sequence MDHENRRDTRCPYGDSLAEAVIASLRQPVLVLNESLAVEKVNPAFLRTFRTTVEGTIGQPIYDLGEGEWNIPPLRTLLEDILPRERSIDDFEMRHEFAQIAERIMLLNARRIGRRNLILLVIEDITERKEAQERQQMLMSELSHRVKNLLALVDSMASQTLAKSRSLKDFGEAFHGRIRTVARSHGRLFASEWTSADIEELVRETFDGCAIDAFRVDMDGERVILAPDHAMALNLTIHELCTNAVKYGALSVPTGRVRMRWSVEQRDGARWIRLEWRESGGPRVRQPRRKGYGTRLIETLCPYELAGEIDLQYRPDGLVCALAFPLE
- the hcrA gene encoding 4-hydroxybenzoyl-CoA reductase subunit alpha, translated to MNIAEKIAKKPSHVVGKPSPLVDGIEKVTGRAKYSADLPFADAYAGAIYRSPYAHAEILELDLSAARALNGVIAIVTGEDCAETYGVLPVAMNEYCMARDRVRYRGEPVAAVAAANLRTAKKALSLIKMKVRELPEYQTVAEARAPDAVLLHDNKPGNLEREVHDSFGDVPAGFETADLVRENSYHCAEVTHMQMEPNACLAEYDVEREELILKTCTQVPYYVHLMLARCMDMDSSRIRVIKPFVGGGFGHRSETLNFELIAGLLARAAKGKVALHMSREETILTHRGRPETDIKVKIGLTKEGRITAAECEVVQIGGAYGGYGIVTVLYSGNLMHAIYDIPATKYDGYRVYANRPPCGAMRGHGTVDMRYAFESLLDEMAIELELDPFEVRRQNLLTAPTETMNGLKVTSYGLPECLDKVEAASDWKKRIGKLPPGRGLGMACSHYVSGAAKPVNWTGEPHATVNVKLDFDGGVTILTGASDIGQGSSTIVTLAVAEVCKLDMGRIRVIANDSAITPKDNGSYSSRVTYMVGNAAIDAAKNLNSILVAAAAAKLDAKPEDIEVDVETYRVSGSQDPGLSFKEVVREALVDTGTITVKGTFTVPKEFQGGKHRGGAVGSTMGFSYAAVVAEVEVDQDTGQVRVEKVWAAQDCGYAINPLAVEGQIQGAVWMGLGQALSEGTRFHGCLPLHGNMLDYRVPTIVESPPIETYIVESIDPNGPFGAKEASEGALAAFLPALTAAVANATGLRVTELPVTPDLMVEALARKQHRDRVEKARKTAA
- a CDS encoding GNAT family N-acetyltransferase; the protein is MASKTNEMIVRPLEAADLEAVIAIDTATAGRARNGFFERRFAAAAKDPKRFVYVGAADNGALKGFALVRILAGEYGTADEIAVLDAIGVEPAAQGQGIGQALLTRIDEAMREKNIREVRTQTDWTSHELLGFLEAAGFELAPWLVLSRDVSHPADW
- a CDS encoding DUF2249 domain-containing protein, giving the protein MALKAKLFKRKPPKWVTDAGAAKRLDARPMIARGEEPLRPLIDLAEGIAAGGTLIVEAPFDPAPLRRMLSHMGFEDHAEELAPGHWRIHFRRRAAAEAEAAANGAKAARIWSEAEVWHIDVRGLEPPEPMHAIISLIETPAVGGPVIVHHEREPVYLYPELAERGWRWAQIAGEPGEVRLRLDRDEEAE
- the hcrB gene encoding 4-hydroxybenzoyl-CoA reductase subunit beta, encoding MTEVLPEFRVLRPKSEQEAIAAHLENERARFISGGTDLIPNVRRGLGDPAVLVDLTGIEALKKIVRSKTGTRIGAGVTLTELAENKDIAKSYPALVTAASSIAGPGHRNAGTVGGNLCIDTRCVFYNQSEWWRQSNNYCLKYQGTVCHVAPKSTYCHAAFSGDLAPVLLVFGAKVGIAGAEGTRQVPLPELYGTDGQNYLALQRGEFVTAVHLPAKVRPASYEKMRVRGAIDFPLAGVAVALTRKGTAVESLAVAVTGTNSRPFLVAGTEELVGGPLDEAALEKLGDLVQKQVSPMRTTIVSPFGRRRIAAALARRQAHALFER
- a CDS encoding response regulator, which gives rise to MTLAEAKPDIAGKNILIVEDELLLALDLQSIVEDLGAVVLGPASSIETAMALLGKDAPDAALLDANLRGSRVTPVAEALKERNIPFVMVTGYGRLAMAEAILEEAPRVRKPFSPEDIRAALADLLDTSP
- a CDS encoding GNAT family N-acetyltransferase, encoding MANPGPRIPPRADEAAEIDYSQPAIDDFEALSRDRLPVRSMRAEDLNALIAIDRRITGRERRAYYEHKLAETMDETGVRVSLVAEQDGRPVGFIMARVDFGEFGRTDPEAVIDTIGVDPTSTRQAVGTAMMSQLMVNLMALQVERVRTEVVWNNYPLTSFLEHCGFKPAQRLALKRTI